A section of the Lepidochelys kempii isolate rLepKem1 chromosome 4, rLepKem1.hap2, whole genome shotgun sequence genome encodes:
- the LRIT3 gene encoding leucine-rich repeat, immunoglobulin-like domain and transmembrane domain-containing protein 3, with the protein MYLFVCLCIMISFFEEVNSFCPSQCTCIYHGRSDGTGTRSVLCNDPDMFEIPVNVPVDTVKLRVEKTVIRRIPTEAFYYLVDLKYLWVTYNCVANIDASSFYNLKQLHELRLDGNLLSSFPWESLVEMPNLRTLDLHNNKLTSIPSEAGRYLRNLTYLDLSSNKLITLPSDLMDIWPPFSEATPSRNTDPAAQRLILGLQDNPWFCDCRISKLIEFSKIVDTSVILLDPLVACSGPESLAGILFQRAELEQCLKPSVMTSATKITSPLGSNVLLRCDATGYPTPQLTWIRSDNLPVNYTVIQETPGEGVRWSIISLTGISYKDAGDYRCKAKNLAGMSEAAVTVTVVGVVTTTVSPQKYGKKFEADQQNNTQEEAKQESEKSTTPPPPLTSLPTTMATTERPTGAKITDKKQSKSIADGKKSSKGVTNGNNKKPEETSKKDEETSLNAAALAEQNVTIKYLKVISETDERVTLTWKTINATSNSAVTVLYSKYGEKDMLPLSTDPSKNKVTIDGLQPSTQYMACVCPKGVPPTKDQCIIFSTDGIHDESGSQVSILVMTSSVACVIVLPLIFFLLYKVLKLHRKPKSAREADLAKETYVKFETLSLKPRSVGTGGELWTRRDTGESERLLLCSRSSMDSQMTFKSEGSRSEYFC; encoded by the exons AtgtatctgtttgtttgtttatgcatCATGATTAGCTTTTTTGAAGAGGTAAACAGTTTTTGTCCTTCACAATGCACTTGCATTTACCATGGCAGAAGTGATGGCACCGGAACAAG GTCTGTGCTGTGTAATGACCCTGATATGTTTGAGATCCCTGTGAATGTTCCTGTGGACACAGTAAAACTTCGTGTAGAAAAAACTGTCATACGAAGAATCCCCACTGAAGCCTTTTACTACTTGGTGGACCTTAAATACCTGTGGGTGACCTACAATTGTGTGGCTAACATTGATGCCAGCAGCTTTTATAATTTGAAGCAGCTGCATGAATTGCGTCTGGATGGGAATTTGCTGTCAAGTTTCCCTTGGGAGTCTCTTGTGGAGATGCCCAATTTACGAACCCTTGATTTACATAACAACAAATTGACCAGCATTCCATCTGAGGCCGGTAGATACCTGAGAAACCTCACCTACCTGGATCTATCCAGCAACAAACTAATCACCTTGCCATCAGACCTAATGGACATTTGGCCCCCCTTCTCAGAAGCTACACCGTCCAGGAACACAGATCCGGCAGCACAGAGACTCATATTAG GTTTGCAGGACAATCCATGGTTTTGTGACTGTCGGATTTCAAAGCTAATTGAATTTTCCAAAATAGTGGACACCTCTGTTATACTTCTGGATCCTCTTGTGGCTTGTAGTGGACCTGAGAGCCTGGCAGGTATCTTGTtccagagagcagagctggaacAGTGTCTTAAACCATCAGTGATGACTTCAGCAACAAAAATCACATCACCTCTGGGAAGCAATGTACTGCTACGCTGTGATGCCACTGGATATCCAACCCCACAACTTACCTGGATCAGGTCAGACAATTTACCGGTGAACTATACAG TAATTCAAGAAACTCCAGGAGAAGGTGTCAGATGGTCCATAATAAGTCTGACAGGGATTTCATACAAGGATGCAGGGGACTACAGATGTAAGGCCAAAAATTTGGCGGGAATGTCAGAAGCTGCTGTTACTGTCACTGTGGTAGGTGTTGTCACTACGACTGTGTCACCACAAAAGTATGGGAAGAAGTTTGAAGCAGACCAACAAAATAACACACAGGAGGAAGCCAAGCAAGAATCTGAAAAAAGCACCACACCTCCTCCACCCTTAACATCGCTACCCACAACAATGGCTACCACTGAAAGGCCAACAGGTGCCAAGATCACAGACAAAAAGCAATCCAAGTCCATTGCTGATGGGAAAAAAAGTTCAAAGGGAGTAACAAATGGAAACAACAAAAAGCCCGAAGAAACCAGCAAAAAAGATGAGGAGACTTCATTGAATGCAGCAGCACTGGCTGAACAGAATGTCACCATAAAGTACCTGAAAGTTATTAGTGAAACGGACGAAAGAGTTACCTTAACTTGGAAAACCATCAATGCCACAAGCAACTCTGCAGTGACTGTATTGTACTCAAAGTATGGTGAGAAAGATATGCTGCCTCTGAGTACAGATCCCAGCAAAAACAAAGTCACAATAGATGGTTTGCAGCCTAGTACACAATACATGGCATGTGTCTGTCCCAAAGGAGTCCCACCTACAAAAGATCAATGCATTATTTTCTCCACTGATGGAATACATGATGAGAGTGGTTCTCAAGTTTCCATTTTGGTCATGACTAGCAGTGTGGCATGTGTGATTGTTCTACCTTTGATATTTTTCTTACTCTATAAAGTTTTAAAACTTCACAGGAAACCAAAATCTGCTAGGGAAGCTGACCTTGCAAAAGAGACCTATGTCAAATTTGAAACACTTTCCTTGAAGCCCCGTTCAGTGGGCACAGGAGGAGAGCTCTGGACTCGAAGAGACACTGGTGAGTCAGAAAGACTTCTGCTTTGCTCTAGGTCAAGCATGGATTCTCAGATGACGTTCAAAAGTGAGGGCTCCAGGTCTGAGTACTTCTGTTGA